In the Setaria italica strain Yugu1 chromosome VI, Setaria_italica_v2.0, whole genome shotgun sequence genome, one interval contains:
- the LOC101752620 gene encoding uncharacterized protein At1g01500, protein MDHAPPAPAPAPDPGSCLEVRLFYVRLSPHGGAAPPPRLALELRPAGGEGPAPAIPLPLRLDRHDAASGEATYVSTAAARLAPPAAAFEVADHRGAALLRGSLRRRPDAAKADSPPAWEIDCVPAAGAAASASAFEVYVAGCCAGEPAVLTGALRLATPEEAAGGLVRRRPGALAAAGDEGDNDMNTSSMQYPEGWYSEDDDGQLSWFNAGVRVGVGIGLGVCVGVGIGVGLLMRSYQATTRNLKRRFF, encoded by the exons ATGGACCAcgcgccgccggcaccggcgccggcgccggacccCGGAAGCTGCCTCGAGGTCCGCCTATTCTACGTGCGCCTCTCGCCGCACGGCGGGGCGGCCCCACCCCCGCGCCTCGCGCTCGAGCTCCGccccgcgggcggcgagggccccgcccccgccatcCCCCTCCCGCTACGGCTCGACCGCCACGACGCCGCCTCCGGGGAGGCCACCTACGTCTCCACCGCGGCCGCGAGGCtggccccgcccgccgcggcgtTCGAGGTCGCCGACCACCGCGGGGCCGCGCTCCTCCGGGGATCCCTCCGGCGGCGCCCCGACGCCGCCAAGGCCGATTCTCCTCCCGCCTGGGAAATCGACTGCGTCCCCGCCGCTGGGgcggccgcctcggcctcggccttcGAGGTATATGTCGCTGGGTGCTGCGCCGGCGAGCCCGCGGTGCTCACGGGCGCCCTGCGGCTCGCCACGCCTGAGGAAGCTGCAGGCGGATTGGTTCGCCGCCGGCCTGGGGCATTGGCG GCTGCAGGCGATGAAGGCGACAATGATATGAATACTAGCAGCATGCAATACCCTGAAGGTTGGTACTCCGAAGACGACGATGGGCAGCTCTCATGGTTCAACGCTGGCGTTCGAGTCGGTGTGGGGATCGGGCTGGGAGTCTGTGTTGGTGTTGGCATAGGTGTCGGGCTGCTCATGCGCTCCTACCAAGCAACGACCAGAAACTTGAAGCGGCGGTTCTTCTGA